The following proteins are co-located in the Bordetella bronchialis genome:
- a CDS encoding M81 family metallopeptidase, which translates to MRVLIAGFKHETNTFAANRADWAAFERGEMFPKPVRGQAMLEMVASVDVSATGFARHARARGWTLVPSLWCGAVPSSYITDDAFERICAAILEDVRKLDFDAIYLELHGAALSESFDDAEGELLARIRAAVGPDMPIVASLDLHANVTRAMLALADGLVAFRTYPHIDYVKTGERAAVLLERLLRHGRREACASERLPFLISINSQGTGSQPAKGCYALLEDIDARYGTVSSFCMGFPASDFEECGPVLWAHGERAREAVAALHARVAEPLQWRLTAQTAPQAVARALARAAASPKAVVVADTQDNPGIGGTSSTTGVLHALLDAGAGRAFPGRVALGVLYDPDAAALAHRAGVGQVIHCAVGESVQTPAGPSEAPVRGGFRVLALSDGVATFKGPKMTGFRTQLGLSACLSIDGVLIVVASGRIGAQDRELFRMVGIDPESMKILVVKSSHHFRADFDRLVENPDTDVMFALAPGLLLVDPADLPWKKLSPATRLRP; encoded by the coding sequence ATGCGCGTACTAATAGCAGGATTCAAGCACGAGACCAATACCTTTGCCGCCAACCGCGCGGACTGGGCCGCCTTCGAGCGCGGCGAGATGTTTCCCAAGCCCGTGCGCGGCCAGGCGATGCTGGAGATGGTGGCGAGTGTCGACGTGTCGGCCACCGGGTTCGCGCGCCACGCGCGGGCGCGCGGCTGGACGCTGGTACCCAGCCTGTGGTGCGGCGCCGTGCCGTCCTCCTACATCACGGACGATGCGTTCGAGCGTATTTGCGCCGCCATCCTGGAGGATGTGCGCAAACTGGACTTCGACGCGATTTACCTGGAGCTGCATGGCGCCGCCTTGTCCGAGTCCTTCGACGATGCCGAAGGCGAATTGCTGGCGCGCATCCGGGCGGCCGTAGGACCGGACATGCCTATCGTGGCCAGCCTGGACCTGCACGCGAATGTGACGCGGGCCATGCTGGCCCTGGCCGATGGGCTGGTGGCATTCCGCACCTATCCCCACATCGACTACGTGAAAACCGGCGAGCGCGCCGCCGTATTGCTGGAGCGCCTGCTGCGCCATGGACGGCGGGAGGCGTGCGCGTCGGAACGGCTGCCTTTCCTGATCTCGATAAATTCCCAGGGTACCGGATCGCAACCCGCCAAGGGCTGCTACGCCTTGCTGGAGGACATCGACGCCCGCTACGGTACCGTGTCGAGTTTTTGCATGGGTTTTCCCGCTTCCGACTTCGAGGAGTGCGGGCCCGTGCTATGGGCGCATGGCGAGCGGGCGCGCGAGGCGGTCGCGGCGCTGCATGCGCGCGTGGCCGAACCCTTGCAATGGCGCTTGACGGCGCAGACGGCGCCGCAGGCGGTGGCGCGGGCGTTGGCGCGTGCCGCCGCCAGCCCTAAAGCGGTGGTGGTCGCCGACACGCAGGACAACCCGGGCATAGGCGGCACCAGCTCCACCACCGGCGTCCTGCATGCCTTGTTGGACGCGGGAGCGGGGCGCGCCTTTCCGGGGCGAGTCGCGCTGGGCGTGCTCTACGATCCCGACGCGGCCGCGCTGGCCCATCGGGCCGGCGTGGGCCAGGTAATCCACTGCGCCGTCGGCGAGTCCGTGCAAACGCCGGCGGGGCCCAGCGAGGCGCCGGTGCGGGGCGGCTTCCGGGTGCTGGCCCTGTCCGATGGCGTGGCGACGTTCAAGGGGCCGAAGATGACGGGCTTTCGCACCCAGCTCGGCCTGAGCGCGTGCCTGTCCATCGACGGCGTGCTGATCGTCGTGGCCAGCGGCAGGATAGGCGCGCAGGACCGCGAGCTTTTCCGCATGGTCGGTATCGATCCGGAGAGCATGAAGATCCTGGTGGTCAAGAGTTCCCATCACTTCCGCGCGGATTTCGACCGCCTGGTCGAGAATCCCGATACCGATGTGATGTTCGCGTTGGCACCGGGCCTTTTGCTGGTCGATCCGGCGGATTTACCTTGGAAAAAACTGTCGCCGGCGACCCGTTTGCGGCCGTGA
- a CDS encoding LysR family transcriptional regulator, translated as MKLMNPGSAPPLSPSELAWLRCFDAAARCGSFTRAANELHVSQGAVSQQVKKLEDRLGHILLLRTQTGLTLTPEGEQLFAATRESFRGLETAVHRLHGARMGEPVNVSCSPSFAMFWLTLRLGSFYRAYPHLALRIVGESDRVDPSRMAQDNIAAAVRFGPPDSQDPNAVILFDEWLVPVATPAFMQAHPELREAAHLRGAHLLHAADPWEGTEPTEEWATWLKAADVELPQAALRQGTQFNHSLLAMQAALGGQGVAMGRLALVLGYLLQGRLVVPFPRRVRLQGAYRFIGSPTHPETPTLLEWLREEADVFTQQRDALFESGRIAAA; from the coding sequence ATGAAACTAATGAATCCGGGCAGCGCGCCACCGCTGTCGCCCTCCGAGCTGGCATGGCTGCGGTGCTTCGACGCGGCCGCGCGCTGCGGCAGCTTTACCAGGGCCGCCAACGAGTTGCACGTCTCCCAGGGCGCGGTCAGCCAGCAGGTGAAGAAACTGGAAGACCGCCTGGGGCATATCCTGCTGCTGCGCACGCAGACCGGCCTGACGCTCACGCCCGAGGGCGAACAACTGTTCGCCGCCACCCGGGAGTCCTTCCGCGGCCTGGAGACGGCGGTGCACCGGCTGCATGGCGCGCGCATGGGCGAGCCCGTCAACGTCAGTTGTTCACCTTCGTTCGCGATGTTCTGGCTGACCCTACGGCTGGGCAGTTTCTATCGCGCGTATCCGCACCTGGCGCTGCGCATCGTCGGCGAGTCGGATCGGGTGGACCCTTCGCGCATGGCGCAGGACAACATCGCCGCCGCGGTCCGCTTCGGGCCGCCGGACAGCCAGGACCCCAACGCCGTGATCCTGTTCGACGAATGGCTGGTTCCCGTCGCGACGCCGGCTTTCATGCAGGCGCATCCGGAACTGCGGGAAGCGGCCCACCTGCGCGGCGCCCATCTGCTGCACGCGGCGGACCCCTGGGAAGGCACCGAACCGACGGAAGAATGGGCGACCTGGCTCAAGGCGGCCGATGTCGAACTGCCGCAGGCGGCATTGCGCCAGGGCACCCAGTTCAATCACTCCCTGCTGGCCATGCAGGCCGCACTGGGGGGCCAGGGAGTCGCCATGGGCAGGCTGGCGTTGGTGCTGGGTTATCTGCTGCAAGGCCGGCTGGTCGTGCCCTTCCCGCGCCGGGTGCGCCTGCAGGGCGCCTACCGCTTCATCGGCAGCCCCACGCATCCGGAAACGCCCACTCTTCTCGAATGGCTGCGCGAGGAAGCCGACGTGTTCACGCAGCAGCGCGATGCGCTGTTCGAGAGCGGGCGGATCGCGGCGGCATAG
- a CDS encoding Bug family tripartite tricarboxylate transporter substrate binding protein, protein MWRTSIGRSAIAGLTMLLACGSAPAADTTAPIRLIVPTPPGSASDALARAMSAPWGKASGRAIVVENVAGAGTTIGTRQIARAPKDGLTLGVISSNHTLNPWLYKNLPYDPIADFTPIAMIGSVPAMLVANNSLAANTPAELVQLSKSLPKPLAEGVVTGTAYHMASEVFKEQAGLTTNPIPYKGSTQVINDLIGGNLDIAIVAAQAVAPLVAAGKLKGLAVTSAARSDMAPQLPTLRESGLPKYDVDVWLAIAGPGGLSSDQVAARRKEIETALADPDMKNAMQKQGVQPVQMEQARIAPFMQQELERNRAVIQRVGISVD, encoded by the coding sequence ATGTGGCGTACAAGCATAGGACGTAGTGCAATCGCCGGCCTGACGATGCTGCTGGCTTGCGGCAGCGCGCCGGCCGCCGATACGACGGCCCCCATCCGGCTGATCGTGCCGACGCCGCCAGGCTCGGCATCCGACGCCTTGGCGCGCGCCATGTCGGCCCCCTGGGGCAAGGCCAGCGGACGCGCCATCGTGGTCGAGAACGTCGCCGGCGCCGGCACCACCATCGGCACCCGGCAGATCGCGCGCGCGCCCAAGGATGGCCTGACGCTGGGCGTGATCAGCTCGAACCATACCCTCAATCCCTGGCTGTACAAGAACCTGCCTTACGATCCCATCGCCGACTTCACGCCGATCGCGATGATAGGCAGCGTGCCGGCCATGCTGGTCGCCAATAACAGCCTGGCCGCCAATACGCCGGCGGAGCTCGTCCAATTGTCGAAGTCATTGCCCAAGCCGCTGGCCGAAGGCGTCGTCACCGGGACGGCCTACCACATGGCCAGCGAGGTCTTCAAGGAACAGGCCGGCCTTACCACGAACCCTATTCCCTACAAGGGATCCACCCAGGTGATCAACGATCTGATCGGCGGGAATCTTGACATCGCGATCGTCGCCGCCCAGGCGGTCGCGCCGCTGGTCGCGGCCGGCAAGCTCAAGGGACTGGCAGTGACCAGCGCCGCGCGCAGCGACATGGCCCCCCAGCTGCCCACCTTGCGTGAAAGCGGACTGCCGAAATACGACGTCGATGTCTGGCTGGCGATCGCCGGTCCCGGCGGGCTTTCCTCCGACCAGGTGGCCGCCAGGCGCAAGGAAATCGAAACCGCGCTGGCCGATCCGGACATGAAAAACGCCATGCAGAAGCAAGGCGTGCAGCCCGTCCAAATGGAACAAGCCCGGATCGCGCCCTTCATGCAGCAGGAACTGGAAAGAAACCGGGCCGTGATACAGCGGGTCGGTATCTCGGTGGACTAG
- a CDS encoding VOC family protein, with the protein MEPRISFITLGVEDLERAVAFYRDGLGLQTKGIVGTEFEHGAVAFFDMQPGLKLALWGRENLAIDTGLPAATGASTSFALAHNVRSEEDVDRTLAQAEQAGGRIVKPGAKTFWGGYAGYFQDPDGHLWEVAWNPALPVDA; encoded by the coding sequence ATGGAGCCGCGTATTTCTTTCATCACGCTCGGTGTGGAAGACCTGGAACGCGCTGTCGCGTTTTATCGCGATGGACTGGGGCTGCAGACCAAGGGCATCGTGGGCACGGAGTTCGAACACGGCGCAGTCGCCTTTTTCGACATGCAGCCCGGGTTGAAGCTGGCGCTATGGGGCCGTGAGAATCTGGCCATCGATACCGGGCTACCTGCCGCGACAGGCGCCTCGACCAGCTTCGCCTTGGCGCATAACGTTCGCAGCGAAGAGGACGTGGACCGGACGCTGGCCCAGGCGGAACAGGCCGGCGGCCGGATTGTGAAGCCCGGTGCGAAAACGTTCTGGGGCGGTTATGCCGGGTATTTCCAGGACCCGGATGGACATCTCTGGGAAGTGGCATGGAATCCTGCCTTGCCGGTGGATGCCTGA
- a CDS encoding sensor domain-containing diguanylate cyclase: protein MFRIDLRRLILWLCLCSVLLALGNSFYASYRVQRDILLNNTLEGNRAYAAKLATTTDNFIKTIHQELAYSSRMLAGMDVNPDLAVAETRRLMGQNDHFNSVLVVDPAGQVVAVDPPVTGLKGARLDSEPVQRALAFRQPSVSEPYLGVTGRWVILNSHPIFDRTGRYIGFIAGTLYLHQENALHFLLGEHYYRDGSYLYVVDRTGKLIFHPDAGRIGESVAHNPVVEDIMRGTAGERRVRNTKGVDMLTGYAVVPSTGWGLVAQRPVEGTLQRMDDLLWLTIRNTLPLMVILLICIGWLSKLIAQPLWQLARAAKQMDEQDASDRIRSVRSWYFEAAQLKRALLTGLGSIQHKMRSLRRESTTDALTALLNRRGLMRALDEFADTGLPFAVAVIDIDNFKSINDRYGHDTGDDVIRTLASLMRHGSRSNDVLGRAGGEEFTMLLPATSLEDAMRAAERLRGAMENSPNPTGGTVTISVGVSRYPDHGKDVHAVLKEADKALYHAKNSGRNLTCVAAPESPQGFHFAAKEAA, encoded by the coding sequence ATGTTCAGAATCGACCTGCGCCGTCTCATCCTCTGGTTGTGCCTGTGTTCGGTGCTGCTCGCGCTGGGCAACAGCTTCTATGCCAGCTACCGGGTGCAGCGCGACATCCTGCTGAATAACACCCTGGAAGGCAACCGCGCCTACGCCGCCAAACTGGCGACCACCACGGACAACTTCATCAAGACCATCCACCAGGAGCTTGCGTACAGCTCGCGCATGCTCGCGGGCATGGACGTCAACCCGGATCTCGCCGTCGCCGAAACCCGGCGCCTGATGGGGCAGAACGATCATTTCAATTCGGTCCTGGTGGTGGATCCGGCCGGACAAGTGGTGGCCGTGGACCCGCCCGTCACCGGCCTGAAGGGCGCGCGCCTGGACAGCGAACCGGTTCAGCGCGCCCTCGCTTTCCGGCAACCGTCGGTCAGCGAACCCTACCTCGGCGTGACGGGCCGCTGGGTGATCCTCAATTCCCACCCGATATTCGACCGCACCGGCCGCTATATCGGCTTCATCGCCGGCACGCTGTACCTGCACCAGGAAAACGCCCTGCACTTCCTGCTTGGCGAACACTACTACCGTGACGGCTCCTACCTGTACGTCGTCGACCGCACCGGCAAGCTCATCTTCCACCCGGACGCCGGCCGCATCGGCGAAAGCGTGGCGCACAATCCGGTCGTCGAGGACATCATGCGCGGTACGGCGGGCGAGCGGCGGGTGCGCAATACCAAGGGCGTGGACATGCTTACCGGCTACGCCGTCGTTCCCTCCACGGGATGGGGCCTGGTGGCGCAGCGGCCCGTGGAAGGCACGCTGCAGCGCATGGACGACCTGCTGTGGCTGACGATACGCAACACGCTCCCCCTGATGGTCATCCTGCTGATCTGCATCGGCTGGCTGTCCAAGCTGATCGCCCAGCCCTTGTGGCAGTTGGCCCGTGCCGCCAAGCAGATGGACGAACAGGATGCCTCCGATCGCATCCGCAGCGTCAGATCCTGGTACTTCGAGGCCGCCCAATTGAAACGCGCGCTGCTGACCGGCCTGGGCAGCATCCAGCACAAGATGCGCAGCCTGCGGCGCGAGTCGACCACCGATGCGCTGACGGCGCTGCTGAACCGCCGCGGCCTGATGCGCGCGCTGGACGAGTTCGCCGACACCGGCCTGCCCTTCGCGGTCGCGGTCATCGACATCGATAACTTCAAGTCCATCAACGACCGCTACGGGCACGACACGGGCGACGACGTGATCCGCACGCTCGCATCGCTGATGCGCCATGGCTCGCGCAGCAACGATGTGCTGGGCCGCGCCGGTGGAGAAGAATTCACCATGCTGCTGCCCGCGACCTCGCTGGAGGACGCCATGCGGGCCGCCGAACGCCTGCGCGGCGCGATGGAGAACAGCCCCAACCCGACCGGCGGCACGGTCACCATCTCCGTCGGCGTTTCGCGTTATCCGGACCACGGCAAGGACGTGCATGCCGTCCTGAAAGAAGCCGACAAGGCCCTGTATCACGCCAAGAACAGCGGCCGCAACCTGACCTGCGTGGCCGCCCCGGAAAGCCCGCAGGGCTTTCACTTCGCGGCAAAGGAAGCGGCGTAG